Genomic window (Nymphaea colorata isolate Beijing-Zhang1983 chromosome 1, ASM883128v2, whole genome shotgun sequence):
TCCATCCCCTATTGACCTTCATTCTGTTGTGCCGCTCAAGTCCACTAATTCCCCTTCTTTGTCTCCCATCTCCGATTCTGGCCTCCTCTTTCACTGCAAGCTCCTTTACCTCGAGAGCCTATGGGTTAACTCCTCAGCGGCCATTGCGAAGAACCCCAATCTCTGGTCTGTGTCCATTGACAGCCTCAGAACCATCGAGTCTTGCTTCCGGAGTATGGGACTCAGCCGCGATGACATCGGCCGGATCCTCAGCATGCACCCCCAACTCCCAACCTGCGACCTCCGTCGGGACGTCTATCCCGTCTTTGATTTCCTCCTCAACAAGGTCAGCATCCCATGGCCTCATCTCCGGAAAGCCCTAACCCGATGCCCCAGATTGTTAGTTTCTAGCGAGGGAGCTCGTCGACTGCGGAGGGAGGAAGACGCGCGGGTGAAATGAATAGAAAGCCTTCGACAGGAGAATGTcgagcaggtgaaatttcacccgctcgaaagtccgaacTGTGAGCTTggacttttgagcgggtgaaatttcacccgctcactTTATCGTAAACGGGCCCGTTTGATGGTTTTTGtgtcgggcgggtgaaatttcacccgcccgtacgtATTTCAACCGCTCCACCAATTTTTTCTGGGCAATCAAACCCGCTCCACCAATTTTTTCTgggcaatcaaacgggccctaacaCTTGGAGTAAAATACGTAAACACTAAAATCACAAGAAATGCATGAATTGGTTATCTAAACTCATCATGTTCcatcacctctctctctcacacacacacaaacccGTGCTTGATAAACATAAGTCAACAAGCTTCAGGCAGATGGAATATCCCATCCAATTGCAGTGCTGCCGTCATTGTATGGTTGGGTAAGGTTCCATCTTACTCTTACGCACTTTTTTTATGGTGAGGAAGCTAGGCCTTCGATTGCGAGCCCTTTCATTCCTAATTAGCTTGCACTTATTTAGGTTGGATCCCATAATGCTTAGGCATGAATAGGTCCAATTTGTTTAAAAGTTGACGCCAATGAGCCCTCAACGTTCATGTCCAACTCATTCAAGCAAATTGTGGATGGAGCCAGGTCCCCTGACTGTTTCTCCtcttaattaatttttcataCACATTTTCTGATAGTTTAGAAGACATTTGTCAAAAATAAACTATCAACTCCATCCATTAATGGTTTAGTTCTGAACTGGTTcccacaattttcaaacttaaataTGAAAGGACGTTACTGTTAGATCTGATCCCAGAAAATCTGACTTACCATGAATGATTAATCCAAAAGTATTGATATTACTGAATCCAAGAAAAGATAACCCAAATTAAATTGGACCCAGTAAAGCTCCCAAAAACTTACTTTTAACATGTAAAAATTATACCTGGAAAATTATTTGAATCTAATCGAGATTTAGACTAGATCTAGCTTATCAAAATTGAATCTAATTCCAAGTGTTACTGGGACAGGTCTTGCGAACAGTAACATATATTACAAAGAACTAAAACACTAAATACAGTATGTAGTGTAGAAACTATAGTTGATCAAAAAGaacattccttttctttttatcaaatcataGAAGGGCGATGTATATGGGTCCATCATATCAGATTGTCAACCCGAATGGTATCTTTAATTATATCGCAATAAACTGACCACAATCCTAATTGGACTTACAACTGGTGTTGATGAAAGACCGAAGAATTAGAAAGCCCATTTAATTATAAgtacaaattaaaagaaagaaggcaTGCATTTAATGTTCCAAACTGCTGCTGcctaattgaaaaataaataaataaattccGGAGCCATTTTCTGTGCAGTCTTCCTTTCCCAAATTTTACAAACTCATTTATAATTGTTTCTTAACTTCcaattcattttaaaatcatattgaACCAATTAGTGCTGTTTTGGCTTAAAAcgttgatgtatattttttttttgcttctatcataaaaaattggttttaaacATACAGTAGTCCAATTCTAAATTCAATGCAGCTACATAATGTGATTAATTAACCTAAAATAGGCCGTCTAGCCGGCTGTAGCCATCTGCCGTCTGCAGTCGGGGCCATCTTCTCCCGGACGCATTTTACTGTATTGGTGAATCTGAAATCTAAAGAACATACTATGCACAACGTATATCTATGTTTGCTCGGAAAAAGATGATCTAAGACTTGTTTTGTGATCTGTACATTTATAAGCTTGAATACACCAAAAAATGAGGATCAATTTGAAGATACAAGTTCAAGTCATCACCAATTAATTACTGGATGGAATTGATATAACACAATTTTTTGGACACTAGTCAAGTTTCGAAAATAGAAGACAAAATTATCAAAAGCTTAACTAACGAATTTAGACATTGAACAAACCATTTTTAAGATGAGAACCATGTGGCCGCAGCAGATAGCCCTGTTCCTCCAATGGAAGCCCGTCTTATACAAGCGTAGATTGCACAGAAAGTATAAGCGTTTGTTCAAGTTCAATGTAGATCCAATGAAAAATATGGTTGGTTACAGTATCAGTAAGTGCGGCTCAAAATCTTATCTTGACTTCTGTTgattcaaaataacatgaaTTCAGATGCATAATTCAATACAACATGGTCTTGAATTTTCCCCACCTAAGGCGGGGCAGCCTGACTAGTACAAAACTTACTGCTGCACAGAATTAGTCATCATATGAAGAGTGAGGAGCTAAGGTACAGCCTGGATCAAATGGATCTTCAGAACCACAACAATGCCAATACTGAAAAACTTGGCCTGATCCAGGTGTGTTCATGGTTCCACCTGCGTAAACACTTTCAAACTTCCTCTTTGTCTCCCCTAGAGAACAAGTAAAACAAATGTTAGATGGTAGACCCAAAGAAAAGGTCTAAACAAGTTATAGCTCAGACTCATCTTCATATGAGCATAAAAAGGATGGACCACTCCAGTGTTTCACATGCTTTTGTcagtaaaaaggaaagaacgAGCAAGACAGATAATGCCAGTTCAGTGCAAGCTTTTTCCCATGATTATACTAGATATGCACTTTCCATGAACATAGTGTATTTGTATAACAATTTCCATCATTATCATGGATGACGGTTGGAATTAGAGAAATGGCCTATATGTTTTATGTGTCGCAAATTGGTAGTTGCAAGATGGAAAATTAGTTGGCACTTCCCAGCACCGTACAAGGGTGGATAAGAAAGTAAAATACATCGGTGTACCTAGAATGCTAATGTTGTTCCTCACCTTTGTGCATCCTAGGTGCAAGATCTTTTATCTAAATGCATTGatgttttgttaattttttcttattttatttaagtTTCCTTGCATGGCTTTTGCTTTAGAACTTTTTGTGGATGGAGACTAATGGGACTCCCTCTCATAGGAGTTTATATTCCTTCCAAGATCATGAGAGAGGCTGTCCACTCCATGGTGTCCATGGAAAGATTCAAGCTTTTGGCCAAGATGATCTCAGACTCAGTCTTGATGACAATCTGTGCAAAGTTGATAAGGAAGCGCCTCAGTTGAAGATGAAGCTCATAGGGAAGGTAAATCATAAAGCACATCTTGCTAATCTTGGAGAGTTAATTTCGAGGAAATCCAGACATGGGCTACTGTTCTAAGGGAGATGAGTGTTAGCGGTGGCTTCCTATTCCACTCAAATTGATGGAGCATCTTCTTTGCCTCCCATCATTCCTTCCACTTCCACTGCCTTTAGAAGGGAAGGGGTTCCATCACATCCCTAAGgaatttataaataattttatctTGCTGAACAGGGATTGATGGTTATCTGGGCACAGTTGATGATTGTGAAGCTTTTCAGTCTGAATATGAATCATCTCATACAGAAGCTAGAAATCATAGACAATAAGGAGCCCAGCAATCATAGACCACATCTTGCTAGTCTTGGGGATGTAACTTTAAGCAAGTTCAGCCACAGAATACGGGAGATGAATGTTGCTAGTGATGGGTTCCTATTCCTAGCAACTTCCCTAAGGAATTTTACACAAAGAGGAAACACTTGTGTCTGCTATTTCATACGTAAATGGGATGGGTGGCCTATGCTAACGAGAAAACTGGCCTATGCTAACGAGAAAACTAACTTATCTTACATGCTACCGTGAATAAATTTTCCACCTTATCAGACAGTGAATTTCATATTGCATGTTAACAGACAGAAGAGTTTGATTTACTTTTCTCTCGATGACAATTGGTTTCAACATGCAGAACATTGTCCACAGAAATACAGGATGATTCTGGAAATGCATCTTCCCATGAAGTAGACCTACCTCATTAGAACTAATTCACTTTCCTTGTGAGCCCATGTCTCAGGCTTGCTGGTGGCTGCAGAGAACTCATGCATACTAGCCGATTTCTGAGCAGAAAAAGCATAAAAACTAGCATCTTGCTGTTATCCTTAATGATCATGGTCCTAGTTAAGCTCATCACGTTCACAGGATTTGAGTCCAGCTCCAGGCTTCAGCTGAGAATGCGCAAACTTCAACATGGTGAACAAAGGTTGTTTCAGAATTAGTTGTGTTGGCTAAGTTTTGTTTCAGAGACCATTCACCAAGATTCAGGCCCATTTATCATAATAAACCTGACATTCCTTACCAAACTTGGACAAGCCCATTTCTCAGTGATGCAAATGCAAATTCAGAGGTCAAGCAGGTGACATTGTTATAGGTCATTCATAGCTGACAACCATCAGGAAGGCATTACTATGTTCAATTGAAGATGAGGATGTGCGTTGAGATTCAGTTGAAATGTAGAAAACATCGCCACTTGGGATTGTATGCTTTTAGTTACTAATCATGACAACAATTTGGGTAAGGAATGGGCTAACAATGTGGACGACATaattgaagaagaaatgaaggatTTTTCCTTGTGCATTTACTTCATCAGGAAAAAGATGGTGCTGCATCAGGTGACATAAGTGAAGATTATGAGGCCAATTGCAAGAACAGCACTCCtttgttgaaaaaatattgTTAACCACTTTATTGGAAAAACTATGAACATCAGGCCACGTTTGGAGCAGCAGGTGCTTGCATGCTGAAAGTACAAATCCCAATCCTATTCAGAAATCATAGTTTCCAAAAAACCATGAGTTCAAGGGTATGTTTACAAGCATATCTTGTGGTCCCCTTGCCCAAGGCATAAATATATTCAGGTTCACATTGTTTCACAGAGCACTACATTGAAGAAAGTGTTGAATTCCCCAAGATCAACCTGAAAACCTGCTCTTATGGAGTCAGCAGTCACTACCCATATCAAGCATATAAAGCACAACCCATGCTGCCAATGCATAGCTGTCAAAGGCCACGAAGAGCCAACAATTACAGACTAATTGAAAATCTGGTATCGGGATTTCTATATTAATCTTATACCTATAATTATCAGCAAATCTTACACTTAGATCCAGAAGTACAATAAAATGTGAACCATATTTAGGCCCTTATATGATAAATGGAACAAACCCAAACAGGGTTGTTTGGCCTTAGCTCATTTACCACAAATACAGCTCCAGCTCGAAGCCTCGTCTTCAAGACATGTAGAGTTCAAACTCCAATCAGGCAATCAACCCACAAGCCAAACCCCGCAAGCTTGTGTAATAAAATTTACGTAGATCTTGGATATGTACAACATATGGTGTACCTTATACTATTCTGTATTTAAAACCATAAACTATCTATGTCAAATATGTACAAATACAAAACTGAAATTTCCTACAAGTAAGCAAagtaaaaaaatcctaaaagaCTTGGACTAGGGGTAGGGAtaatacatatacacatacacatacacataccaAGGCCACTACAATATAAGATCCAAGAAAGATGAGAAACCATAAAAACCATTTTAACCATCTGATCAGATGAAAATTAAATGCGgaggatgtcaaaaatgcatgtTTGAAGTCAAACAACTAATTATCACCcacctttttcaaaaaagtaacTTTTACATAGCAAAGTCTGTTGTCTCACTCTCATCTACTTGATTGGATCACTTGGTTCTCATGAGCAGTGTCATAAAAGCATGCTTCAAACTGTAAAAAATGTGTGCCACTttcaagacaaagaaaaactgCTTCAAAGCAGTTGTCAAGAAACTCTTTAATTGTTTATGAGACTAAATTAATGAATTTATGACTCGCTTAACAACACCAAACTCAAGCTAAAGGCAAGTCCATAGTTTACATCAAATTGACTGGACTTCTCACAGTTGGAAATTGAATTTGGTGAGTCAAAGCACCACAAGCACCACGTGAAGGTCCGGTGCAGGAAGACAtatgttctttcatgaaaagaaacACCAGATACTCGAAAGCACCACGCTTCAAGGCAACGAAGTGCTTTCACGCACACATTAATCAAGATCTTTCATagtcataaaataaaaagaaaacgtCCTTCACATGTTTTCTCTCAGCCTAGCTTTTAGATTTTTATCTTAACCCTTCATCCCTCTTTCAAACCTTCGGTCGGCCTTAGGCCATTGTTATCTTCCTCCCTCTTTAAAAGTACTAAATCCATGTCCACCAAAGTCCAGTAAGAACATCAGGCCCTGACAAGGTGTTCACCAGTGAAAcagctatctctctctctctctaccggGGGTTGATTGACCTCCTTCCTgttaacaaaaaatgaatgtcACTGCTCACATGCCCAACCAGCTATTTATCTAAATTTGCAACTCACCTATTTTAATTCAAGAAATCCAATATATTCCTTGCTAAAAATCCCAAGTTTCTAAGGGCATATATTCCTTGCCATCATGTTTACTTCTTTGCAATAAGCTTGATGTGCTGGATAAAATTAACGTTCACTAGTAAAGACAGTAGTGCCCACATGCTTGGACTTTTCAACTTCGTCCAACATGGTAAGGTGTAGATCCTCGACTCCCTCGGTCGGCTATCAGCCTTCTCTCCATCTGACTCAAAGAACAAGCCTGGAACCAAACAGCTTGACATGCTTAGGTACCAAGGCCTCATGGATAACACACAAATTGGCAGTTGGACACTGTAAAGTTTTACCACGGCCCATCTCTTCTATCCATTaaggtaaaaactaaaaaacagtAAGCTTAGTGATTTCCTCAAGACCCACAAAATAGACTATACATGCCTCCTAGTCCTAGTATATATGTGTGAGTGTTtgttgtgtgtgtatgtatataaataaataaatatatagatatatatattcttttccTAAGAAGTTTCATCACCCccattgtgtgtgtgtttgttgtgagtgtatgtatatatatatatatatatatatatatatatatatatatatatattcttttccTAAGAAGTTCATCACCCCGAAAGCCACAAGCTGGTTGTCTACGCATAGGCACCAGGCAGTTACTTTCCCTTACGGGTCAGACTTATGCCTCCTATATTTTACAGACGTCCCTGCCAGGTCACTTGCAATAACCTCCTGCTTCATGCCCTGCATGGGAAGGTTGAGAAATGCGACGCAATTTTATAAGGAAGTGTATAGCGGTGCATTTTTTCAACTCAACAATTAACgctttctttcatcttcttggCTTTTAAATAcctaatatttttcattctcttgTAGTGTGCATGCTCACATGGTGCCTTTAAAGCTAGTTTATCCACCAAAAAGGTTAATATAACAATAACAATCATGTTAATAATAATCGTTGCTCTTTTCACCTAAGTTCTCATCATACCCATATGCTTTTTGCTGCTTTCAAAAATGCACAATAGGTTGCTCAAAGCTGAAAACCCTATTTGTTGttgatttgatgtttcaaatgtCCAGATCACTTAAAACAATGTTGAGCTACATGCCTCCCCTTACCATGCTCTAATcatatttataaatttaaaaaagaagttgaaaaaaaaaacaccgaCGACTCGGATTTGGGCAGTGCAGATGCGATCAAACACAGGAGCAGATTTTACAACATTTGGGCAAAATGATcgatcataatcttccccaaaCTCAAAAAATAACTACGAAATTTAACTCCAAtagcaacaaaaagaaaaaaaaaacgggtgTAGCTAGCACAAATCAAAAGAACGAAGTACTCGGCCCATCGATTGCATATATGTTTGTACCTCCGAAATGGGCGGTGTGAAAACGGCATGAGGACGGATGGTTAAGCGATGGATCGAACTGGGTTTTGCAATTCCGACAGGTTCTTAGCGACGTTTTCGACTTTGGCTGGTCCTTGTGGCTACTTGACGTCTGACAGCAAACCACCAATGTCGAGCCACCTTGAGACATTCTTGGGCAACTACTAGCCGTCGTGCTCCACCGTGGCTGTGGACGGAAGAAGAGTGAAGACGGTGGGCTTAGAGGGAGGGCACAGGCTCGCACGTCCATCCTCACCGATCGAATCCACACGTCTAAAAACTCCCACAGAGACCCTCTGGCTCCGCGTCACCCGAGTTCGCGCCAGTTCAAAAACGTTTATCGTGCGTCATGTCCACCCAAATGAAGAGTCTCAGACCACTGACGGACGGACGGATTCATGTAAACTGTTTCGAATCCAGATAACAAACCAGCATCGACAGAGATGTTTTCCAGGCAGAACCAGGTTAAACAACCGGATAACAATCCAGCATCCGGAAAGATGTTTTCGCCACGGTTTCGGATCTTGATATTAACGATGGATCTATTACGAGATCTATAGTGATCTTGAGATCCggaactaaaaaaatataaacaaagaaatGCTTGGCAACGGCCCACGTTGGAAAAAATCCTCGGCCCTTACGGGTTAAAAGATTAGGCAAGGACCTCATGGAAGAAAAGGTCCACGccagaatgaaagaaaaaaatgtaaccTAGAGCTTGGATGCCCTCCTCTTCAGCCAAAAAAGAGGGCATCGAAGCCCTTTTCTCACCAGCCAAAAGAACTTTAAAGACTCATTTTCTAGCTGTAAAGAGGACAACGAAAGGAGATGCGTCGGAAAGTGGCTGCTCTTTGGCAGCCTCCAATGCCTGAAAGATATGCCAACTACTGATtcaaaaaatgtgtgtgtgtgtgtgtgtgagagagagagagagagagagtgagagggttaaaacattgacaaaaaaaagggtgggggaaaaaagagagagagaggcagggTTAAAGAGAGATACCACCATGGTTACAAAGGGTTGAGCCAAGCAAGAGAGGGCGAGAGTGAAAAATCCAGAAGACACTTCAAGGCCATCCAACATTACTCGAATGTTGAGATCCAAGTACTTATAAACCCTCAAGTCAACAAATGCAACATGATTTTCTAAttggtttggatgacaaaactaggctttttatatgtaatttttttagaGCAGTCCTGGTAATGGAAAATGTAGAGAACTTGAGTTCCTAAGAGCTCATTCTTCTCCAACCATGTTGCTTGTACAATCCTAAACACAAACTGATGAGCTTAGGAGATTGTGGGATTCACagatttgtttgtgtttttgcccataaagaaaaatatatattaaagttAAATATTGTGCATTTACCTAAATGTCCTagtatatattttaagataCTTTCAGCAAATACATTTCCTACCTGAACTATCTACTTGTTCCACCTTGGTAGAGAAATCCATCAACTCTAATAGAGAGTCAACCTACATTGGTGAAGAAGATTATAGAGTTTCATGACGATACATTTTCTACCTCATAGAGTGAACAAACAACTTATTTCGCTTTGTGGAAGAATTGATCCATCATATTGAAGAATTAGCGTATGGTAGTGAAAAAGATAATGGAGTTTCAAGAAGATAAGGTTCACCAAATCTTTAAATAAGATGACAAAAAACTATAATGCATTAAAAAATGGTGTTGTGGTAagtcatgttgaataaataaacaaaaaaatgaagaatcatTATCAATGCATAAGCACCTATCCATGTTGTTCTGCTTTTGTTCAAACATTGTGCAATTTATAGTTCcatattgttattattgtttCAAAAGATTATTACAATGGTATTTTCAAGGTAAATGCGAGAGAAGATATTAGGCCTATTGATTAATTCACTTGGTTAAGGAgacatgaaaaagaagaacgTTTAGCAATTAGGGTGCCAGCAATTGGTATGGTCCAGCCATATGATAGAACTTAAATCATTTTAGTATTATTTGCATTGTTATTTCAtattgtttgtgttattattttgttatattcTTGTTATCATACACATTAAGTTTTTGCATGTGCATATACATCACTTTGTTTATCATTGATAAGACACTATTAGTTCACATTAAGTCATTTTTTAGCCTTTATTACATTGATAAATTATTGTCATcatttatacacacacacacacacaccttgGTAACTTGTTGTATCTTATTATTCTTTGGTAAGTCATGGCAGTTCTACCTTTATATGGTTGGTTTTGTGTTAATAGTACTTGTTTAACTGCTAATAAATCTCTTGTAAGTCAATGTAAACAATTTTGATATCCCTTCAAAAAGTTTTAGTTTTTATATGCATTACTTATTGGATTACTTCATATGATTTGCACGTCCACAGTGGTATTTGTATTATCCAGTAACAATGAAAATACAACGACAATGAAGAGTTTCATTACAATCAAGACACTAAATAAATATTTGTCAAAAGCTCTAACAATGAAGAGAAAATGTTCATACATGATGCAACCCTAAGTAGACCTGCACataatattttggtcattaatGTGAACGAAACACTTGAAAGTAGTATTGTTccctaaaaaaaaagtgtagaaAATAGTATCATTTTCGTTTGTGAAAATGATCTAAATGTAGACACAAAATGTTTGATCCATGTATTGGAATTCAATTTGATAATAAGTTCAATGCGTACAAGTTTGACAATGTTTGTACCAAACCAAATGGAGATTCAGCAAAACATAAGCTAAATTTAAGATACAGTTGTCAAGTGAAAATGGAGATAATAAAGCTTTTGAATGGGAAATACATTACAAATACACATTTTATGTGATCATAACCATGATTTGACACCTCTAACTATGCCTTGTTTGTTAAGGTTATATtgtaaaatgatatttttgtatGCTGCAATAGAtaaattaacatgtaatgttacTGTTGCAATAATTAAGACTTACAATTGCTTATGAAAAACAATATGGTGTTCATAAGAATGTTTTACTCATAGTGAAGGATTATAAAAACTACCTAAGAATAAATATGGTAGAGGCCATGAGA
Coding sequences:
- the LOC116247266 gene encoding uncharacterized protein LOC116247266, coding for MDVRACALPLSPPSSLFFRPQPRWSTTASSCPRMSQGGSTLVVCCQTSSSHKDQPKSKTSLRTCRNCKTQFDPSLNHPSSCRFHTAHFGGETKRKFESVYAGGTMNTPGSGQVFQYWHCCGSEDPFDPGCTLAPHSSYDD